The genomic stretch AGAGCCTGATGGCCCTCCAGGAGGCCCTTCACTGGGCGGTCGGGCGCGGGCGGGGCAAGGTGGCGATCGGCGTCCACGACCTCGATGCGGTCAGGCCGCCGTTCCGCTACATCGCCTCGCCCCGGGATCGGTCGTTCGTCCCGCTGGACTTCGAGCGGGAGATGACGATGGAAAAGATGCTCGCCGACCACCCGAAGGGCCGGGACTACGCACATCTGGTGGAAAACTTCAATCGGTTCCCGCTGATCGTCGATGCCGACGACCGGGTGCTCTCCTTCCCGCCGATCATCAACGGCGAGCTGACGAGGGTCACGTCGGCGACAAAGAACATCCTGCTCGACTGCACCGGCACCGACCGGAAAGCGGTGATGACGGCGGTCAACATCATCTGCACGGCGCTCGCCGAGGCCGGGGCGACGATCGAGACGGTGACCGTCGAGGGAGAGGAGATGCCCACGCTCGCCCCCGCGGAGCGCGTCGTCTCGGTCGCGGAGTGTTCCTCCCTCCTCGGCCTCCCTCTCACGGGAGAGGAGATGTCGCGGCTTCTTCGCCGGATGCGGTTCGGGGCAGAGCCCGACGGCGACTCACGGGTCCGGGTGCTCGTCCCCTGCTACCGTTCGGACATCCTCCACGACTGGGACGTCTTTGAAGACGTGGCAATCGCCTACGGCATCGAGAACTTCGACGCCGTCCTCCCGGAGACCTCGACCGTTGCAAAGGAGCACCCGATCCCCGCAATCGCGGGAGCGGTAAGGTCGGTGATGATCGGTCTTGGCTATCTCGAGATGATGCCGTTCACCCTCTCAAACGAGCGGGTGCTCTACGCGAACATGCAGCGCGAGCCTGCTCCGGGGACCCTGCGGGTTCTCCACCCGATCAGCGAGGAGCAGACGGTGGTCCGGACTGACCTTCTCCCCCTGCTGATGGAGATGCTCCAGGCGAACAAGCACCGCGAACTCCCGCAGCGGCTCTTTGCAGTGGGCGACGTGGTCGAGGACTGCGTCACCTCCCAGCAGGCCGCCGCAGTCAGCATCCACCCGGCGGCCGACTTCTCTGAGGCATACGCGGCGGCGGACGTCCTCTGCCGGGAACTCTCGCTCTCCTATACGATCGTCGAGTCGGCCGACCCGGCGTTCCTCGACGGCCGCCGCGGGGATATCGTCGTCGACGGAAGAATAGCGGGGGTGTTCGGGGAGATCCACCCGGCTGTTCTCAGGGCGTTCGATCTCGAACACCCGGTCGCGGCGCTCGCGCTCGACCTTACAGCCGTACCGGGATACCCCGTCCCGCCAGGTACTCCTTGACCTGGCGGACGGTGAACTCGCCGTAGTGGAAGACGCTTGCCGCGAGGCAGGCGTCGGCCTTTCCTTCCGTGAACCCTTCGTAGAAGTGGTCGAGCGTCCCCACGCCGCCGCTCGCGACCACCGGGATCCCGACCGCCTCCGAGACCGCTCCCGTGATCGGGATATCGAACCCCTCCTTCGTCCCGTCGGTCTCCATGCTGGTGAGCAGGATCTCGCCCGCTCCGCGCTCCTCCGCCTCTCTCACCCAGGCGACGGCGTCAAGCCCCGTGCCCCGGCTTCCACCGTGGGTCACGACCTCGTACCAGCACTCCTGGCCGTCGGCGAGGGTTATCGGCGTCTTTCCCGGTGTCGTCTCGTAGTTGCGCCGGACATCGACGGCGACGACGATGCATTGGGTTCCGAACCGCTCTGCGCCCTGCGAGATCAGGTTCGGGTCGGCGACGGCGCTCGAGTTGATGCTCACCTTGTCCGCGCCCGCCCGGAGGATCTGCTTCATATCCTCGATCGTCCGGATGCCGCCGCCCACGGTGAGCGGGAGGAAGAGCTGGTCGGCCGCCCGCTGCACGACGTCGATGATGGTGCCCCGGTCTTCCCTGGTGGCGGTGATGTCGAGGAAGACCACCTCGTCCGCGCCCTGCTCGTTGTAGCGCTGGGCGAGTTCCACGGGATCGCCCGCGTCGCGCAGGCCGACGAAGTGCGTGCCCTTGACCACCCGCCCGTCCTTGAGGTCCAGGCAGGGGATGATCCGCTTGGTCAAAACCATGCGTAGTGGTTTTGAGGGCGGAGGTGATGAGGGTTTGGTATGTGCGACTGGCGCGAGCGAAGCGAGCGGCAGGAGCAGGAGAAAACGCTACGCGTTTTCGACTTGCGACGCTCCGCCGGGAGCAGAGTTTGAGAAAACGCGTAGCGTTTTCGACTTGCGAAGATTCATTGAAACCGGAACACAAGCACAGGAGGAGCGGGTTGGAGACAGGGGAGGGGGGGATGCTCCCCCCTCCCCGCGAGCCGCCTCCCCCAATGGCGATATCCGGTGGAAATCAGTTTCCGCTTTTTGCGACTGGAAAATGGCTGAACGCACCGGAGATGCTCCTGGAGGATATCCATCAATTGAGGTTGCACGTACACGCGGGCGAACCCGATCCCCTGGAGCCCGTGCTGCTCCCTTACTTTTAAGTACTCACGAAAGACACCTTTACAGGCAAACCGGAGGATATCCGGGCGGGATAACCGGTCTGGTGGTTTTTATGGAGTCTGGAGATCTAAAAATTGCGTGGGCGCGGCAGTATATGCCGGTGCTCTCGTCCATTCGGAAACGTTTTGTCGAGGAGAAGCCGTTCTCCGGCATGACTGTCGGCATGGCCCTGCACGTCGAGGCGAAGACCGCGGTGCTGGTCGAGACGCTCGCGGCAGGCGGAGCCGAGGTATACATCACGGGGTGCAACCCCCTCTCGACCCAGGACGACGTCTCGATGGCGCTCGATACCCGGGAAGGGGTGCACTCCTACGCCCGCCGGGGCGCCAGTGTCGAGGAGTACTACGCGGCCATCGACCGGGTGCTCGACGCCTGCCCCGCAATCACCATCGATGACGGGATGGACCTGATCCACCGCATCCACACCGAGCGGCGGGATGTGCTGGACTCGATCATCGGCGGGTGCGAGGAGACCACGACCGGTATCCACCGGCTCCGCGCGATGGCACAGGACGGGGCGCTCAAGTTCCCGGTCGTCGCCGTCAACGACACCCCGATGAAGCACTTCTTCGACAACGTCCACGGCACCGGGGAGAGCTCGCTTGCGTCGATCATGATCACCACGAACGTTCTTATCGCCGGAAAGCGGTTCGTCGTCGCCGGCTACGGCTACTGCGGCCGGGGACTTGCGCAGAAGGCCCGGAGCCTCGGCGCCCGCGTCATCGTGACCGAAGTGGACCCCCGGCGGGCGCTCCAGGCGCACATGGACGGGTTCGACGTCATGACGATGGACGAGGCGGCAGCGCTCGGCGACATCTTCGTCACCACCACCGGGAATACGGGCATCCTCACCGAACGCCACTTCCCGAGCCTGAAGGACGGGGCGATCCTCGCGAACGCCGGCCACTTCAACGTTGAGATCGACGTCGACTGGCTTGCGTCGCACGCGGACTCTACCGTTCACCGGGACGGCATCGACACCTACGTGCTCGGTGGGAAGGCCGTCCACGTCCTTGCCGAAGGGAGGCTCGTGAACCTCGCGACGCCGAAGGGCATGGGTCACCCCGTCGAGGTGATGGACCTGAGTTTCGCGGTCCAGGCGCTCTCCGCCGAGTTCATCGCGAAGCACGGCCGCGAACTCGCTCCCGGCGTGCACGACGTCCCGTCCGCCATCGACGAGGCTGTGGCGCGGCTGAAACTCGACGCGCTCGGCCTCTCGATCGACCGGCTGACGCCCGAGCAGGAGACCTACATGAGCAGCTGGACGATCGGGACGTAACTCGTCCCTTCTTTTTCACCGCACCATAGACGCCTGCGCACGATCCATGATGGGAGCGGACGGTGGGCGGGGTTCGGTTCGCTGTTAGGGCCAGTGGCCATCTGTGCTTTATCGTATCTTGAGCATGAACCCGTGACTGCATCTCCGGCACCGATACTGAGCATATATGCTGCACCCGGGAACATCGACATTCCCCAGGAGTTCCCCCGGGGAGCCGCACCGGGGGCATGCCGGCCCCCGATCGTCGAACCAGTGGCCGCATTTGAGGCATTGATGGACGGTATGGACCCGTGAGTTGGCGGTAATGATCTCCTTGACGTGGTCCCGGCACCCGCAGAATGGGCAGGGAGCAGGTCCATCCACTCCGGTATCGCACGACGGGCACGCCGTCTTCCGGGTCCTGTCTAACCCGCACACACCCGTCCCCCTGTTTTCTGCACGTTTGTTCCTCTCCGGGAGGGTGTTGCTCCACCCCTTTCGTGCTTCCGGTATACTTTCCGGCCTGCATGGGTCAACCACACTGCTCTGTCTCATACACTCCCTATGGGTGCTCCGATCGCTTAAATGGTATCCATTGGTATCAATAGGTATCTCGTTGAAAAAATAAAAACAATACAATATAATTGTCCTGCCGGAATACCTGAATAGGAAGATGGAGTCTCCCGATAACGTCTCAAGCAAGCAGGTGGGTGTGCGGCTCCCGGGTCATCTCTACCGGTGGCTGAAGGAGAAGGTCGACAGCGGCGAGTACTCGAATATGGCCCAGTCCGTCATCGGAGAACTGACGAAAGCGAGGACGCTCGAAGAGGTGCGGCGCCGCGAGACTTCGCTTTATGGTGCGGGCGAGAACGAGCCCCTCGTCCGGATGGTGAACGAGCGCATCGAGGGGTTCCGCCGCGAGCTCCTGGATGAAGTGAAACGGCGGCAAGCCTGACCCGAACGTATCGTTCAACCTGCGTGCGACCGTCATCGGCCGGGGTGATTGCCTGTTCTCGCCCGGGCCGGTCGTCATGAAGAATCTCCTCAAACCCCCTATCCGGCAACCGGCAGCGCAACACATTTTTATGCTCGCCGAACCTGTAAATCAGATATCGTTTATACGGGCCCCGAATAAGCTAAATTAAATATACCGTGCCGCAATCCTTTATGAACAAGGTGTCATTATTATGAAAGTATCAACCCCGGCAACCCTCGTTGCCGTAACGCTCATGATCATCGCCGGTCTCCTGGTTGCAGGATGCACGACCACGGAAGAGACCCCGGGAGAGACAACCCTGACGGTCTTTACGGCCGCATCGCTCACGGGGGCCTTCACGGATATCGGCAAAGCTTACGAGGCACAGAACGAGAACGTCAAGGTCGACTTCGTCTTTGACGGCTCGCAGACCCTCCGCACCCAGATCGAACAGGGAGCGAATGCGGATATCTTCGTCTCCGCGAGCACAAAGCACATGAAGGCGCTCCAGGACGGCGGGTTCATGGACAACAGCACCGTGGTTCCGTTCCTCGGGAACAGCCTGGCCCTGATCGTCCCGGTCGATAATCCGGCAGGGATCACCGGTCTCGCCGACCTGAACAAACCCGGTGTGAAGATCGTCATCGGCACCAAGGATGTTCCCTTCGGCGACTATACCCGGCAGATGTTCGAGAAGATGGCCGCCGATCCTGCCTATGGTCCGGCCTACAAGGACGCCGTGATGAAGAACGTCGTCTCCGAGGAGACGGCGGTGAGCTCCGTGGTGCCCAAGCTGGCGCTCGGCGAGGCCGATGCGGCGATCGTCTACAAGTCGGACGTCTCAAAGGACGACCTGACGAAAGTGACCCGGCTCGACATCCCGGCCGAATACAACGTCGTGGCCACCTATCCGCTCGGCATCCTTGCGGAGTCGCCGGGCAAGACTGAAGCAGAGTCGTTCATAGCATTCGTCCGGGGCCCGGACGGCAGCGCCATCCTGACGGAATATGGTTTTGACCCGATCCCTGCCTGAACGCGGGATATTTCCGCACGGCAGCCTGACGGTATTGAGGAGGGCGGTTCTTTCCCTCTTCACCACCGTCCTTCTTGCACTCTTCCTCCTCTTCATCACGCTGCCGGTAGTCTCGCTCTTCCTGCGCATATCGCCGGAAGGGTTCTTCCATTCGCTCACCCAACCGGTGGTGCTCGATGCCCTCTCGCTCTCCTTCGTCACCGCGACGGTGAGCACGGCGATCGTCGTCCTCTTCGGGACGCCGCTTGCCCTGGTGAACGCCCGGCGCGACTACACGGGGAAGGAGCTCGTCGACACCCTCACCGACCTCCCCATCGTCCTCCCGCCGGCGGTGGCGGGGCTCGCGCTGCTGATGGCCTTCGGCCGCCGGGGCGTGATCGGGCAGTACCTCGATATCTTCGGCATCCATATCGGCTTCACCACGATCGCGGTGATCCTCGCACAGGTCTTCGTCGCCTCGCCGTTCTACATCCGGCAGGCGCGGGCGAGTTTCGAGGCGGTCGACCGCCTCTACGAGGATGCGGCGCGGACGCTCGGGGCCTCCCCCATGACCGTCGCTCTCCGGATCACCATCCCGCTTGCGTGGGGCGGACTCGTCTCCGGGGCGATCCTCTCGTTCGCCCGGGCACTCGGGGAGTTCGGTGCGACGATCATGTTTGCCGGAAACTTCCAGGGCAGGACCCAGACGATGCCGCTTGCAATTTACACGACCATGCAGGGAGACATGAACGCCGCGATCAGCCTCTCCATCATCCTTGTCGTGATATCGTTTGCGGTGATCTCTGCCGTGAAGATCGTCACCCGGAGGAAGTATTGATGCTCTCCGTCCATGCCGTCCGGCAACTGCGTGACTTCGTCCTCGACGTCACGCTCTCGGTCCGGTCCGGCGAGACCCTCGTCCTCATCGGTGAGAACGGCTCGGGCAAGTCCACGGTGCTGAACCTGATCTCCGGCATCCTCACCCCGGACCACGGCGAGATCGTGCTCGGGGATCGGACGCTGTTTTCGGACGAGAAAAAGATCGGTATTCCTCCCGAGAGCCGGAAGATCGGTCACCTCTTCCAGTCCTACGCGCTCTTCCCGCACATGACCGTCGCCGAGAACATAGCGTTCGGCCTCCGGTGCCGGAAGGTTCCGCGGCCGGAGGTTGCCTTCGCCGTGACGAACCATCTCCGCGCGATGAACCTCGCCGATCTCTCGGATGTCAACGCCGGCCGGCTCTCGGGCGGGCAGCGGCAGCGGGTGGCCCTTGCCCGGGCGCTGGTGCTCAACCCGGACCTCCTCCTCCTCGACGAACCGCTCGCCGCCGTCGATATGCGGGCGCAGGCTGCGATGCGGAGCGAGCTTCGCGACCGGATCCGGAGCGCCGGCATCCCCTGCATCGTCGTCACCCACAACCTCCGCGACGCCCTTGAACTCGGCGACCGTCTCTGCCTCATCGAGGAGGGGAAGGTGGTGGCCGAGGGTGCGCCGGAGAAGGTGCTCGGCATGCGGGAGAACGGGTTCATCGCGAGTTTCGCCGGGTCGGAGCCCCGCAACGGATTTATGCCCCGGGCGTCCATCACTGCTCATAGCCGGAGGCCGCCGGACTCCCGGCCCCTCGGATGATGACCATGGTGAAGCACGGATACGTTCTCCTCCTCGCACTGCTCGCGGCGATCTCTCTCGTGCCGGGTTCTGCCGCGGGCGGGGAGATCCCCATCAATTACTCGTTCAACGAGTCGCACGCGGAGATCTACGAGCGGATGCTGGAGCAGAACGCCTCCGTCGGCGAGTACTACGAGCAAGTCTGCCCCGAGTTCCTGGAGAGCATGCCCCCGGAGGTGAGGGCGCATCTCTACAACACGACGATGGCGCGGCACGGGGATCTCGCTTCCGGCAGGGAATTTGTGCCTCCCGGGAAACAGGTCGCCATCGCCATCGCCTCGCCCGTGATCCCGGTCTGCGGAGTGCCTGTTGCCCTGGTCACCATCGTCCTCGCAGCCCTCGGCATCCTCATCCTGCTCGCGGGAGTCTTGCTCGTCCGGGAGCGTATCCGCAGCGGGAAGGGGTGAACTTCAGGCCGCCCGGCGCGCCGGGCCACGCGCGCAGTAGAGGTATTCCTGCGCATACCCCGCGTATTCCCCGAAGTAGTCCCGGCTAAATCGCCGGATCCGCTCGTACTCCGCCGGGGTGCAGTTTTTGCCGAGATCGGGGAGATACATCTCTCCCACGATCCGGCGTATCCAGACGTCGACCGGGAACGCTTCAAAAAACCCGAACGCAAAGAGCAGCACGCAGTCCGCCGCCTTCGGCCCCACGCCCCGGAGTTGCATCAGCGCCTGCCGCGCCTCCTCGAACGGAAGGGCGGCGACCCGCTCCGCCCAGTCCGGGTGCTCTGCCGCATATCCGGCAGCCTCCCGGACGTAGTTCGTCCGGTAGCCGAGTTTACAGTCCCATAAGTCCCCGTGCGGAACCCCCGCGAGCGCCTCCGGTCCGGGGAACGCGTATGCCCTGCCGGAGGGCCCGTCTACCGGCCTCCCGTAGCGCTCCGCCATCAGCGCGACCCGCCGCTTCACCGCCGGGATGTTCGTGTTCGTGGCGCAGAGATACGAGATCAGGCACTCCCACGGTGGCTGCCTGACAAGCCGAAGGCCGCGGCACTCCCGGATGGCGGCGCCGATCGCCGCGTCGCGGTCGATCGACGAGAGGATGGCAGGAAGATCCTGGTCGAGCCGGAAGTAGTCGCGGACGAACCCATCGTCCGCCCCCTCAAACATGAGACGGGATCCGTCCTGCCGTATCCGGACGGCCCGGCCGTCGACGACGCCCCGCCACCACCCGTTTGTCTTCTCCCAGCGGAATGCCTGCCCGCAGGAGAGCGTCAGGTCGAGGTCGAACGGCTGGTCGGGCCGGAGTTCGATCGTCTTCATGGCCGGTAGCCGCGGCGGGTAAAAAAGGGGTTATTCTTTCTTCTCATCCTTCATCTGCTGGTAGACGCAGGACTGGACGTCCTGGCCCAGTTTCCCGATCGCGTCCGCCCGGCAGCGTGCGCAGTGGCGCATCTGCTTGATGTAGGGTTCGCACCGGTCCTGCATCTCCCGCTTCTCCTTCGGCGTCGGGGGGGTGATCGCGGCGAACTTGTACTGCGGGATGAGCGGGATGACGTTGAAGGTGAACGCTCCCATCTCCCCGACCTTCTTTGCGATCTCGGGAATGTGCTCGTCGTTGATCCCGGGGATGTAGACGGTGTTGATCTTGACGAACATCTTCTTTGCCACCGCCATCTCGATCCCCTTCATCTGCTGGGCGAGGAGGAGTTCGGCCGCCTCGCGCCCGTGGTACTTCTTCCCGTCGTACTCGACCCAGGAGTAGATCTTCTCACCGATCGCGGGGTCAACAGCGTTGAGCGTGACCGTGACGTTCCCGACATCGTACTTCGCGAGTTCCTCGATCGACTCGGGGAGCGCAAGACCGTTCGTGCTGATGCACATGATCAGGTGCGGGAACTCCTCGTGGATCAGCTTGAGCGCCTCGAACGTCTCCGGGTTTGCGAGCGGCTCGCCCGGACCTGCGATCCCGACCACCTTCACGTACGGGTACTCCCTGACGACGTTCCGAACAAGGTCGAGCGCCTCCTCCGGGGAGAGCACCCTGCTCGTCACGCCCGGCCGGCTCTCGTTCACGCAGTCGAAGTCCCGTATGCAGTAGTTGCACTGGATGTTGCACTTCGGAGCGACGGGGACGTGGCACCTCCCGAAGGCGTGGCAGGCTTTATCTGAGTAGCAGGGGTGCTCGCTGATCTTGCGCAACTGCTCCGGATCGTAGGGAACCTCCCTTCCCTGGACCGTTGCGGTTCGATACTCGTCGGCCATATAACTAATCTATGCGCCGGAGGATGTTATATACTGATGGTTGCCGGCCGGTCCGGGTGGACCGGTAAAAAGGTGGTAGGGTCAGGCCGTCTCCTGGCTGAGGTCGAACGGGAGGCGTTCCTCGCCGGTCTCGCGCGCATCCCTCTCCGGCTCCATCCCGAACCGTTCCTCGGCGGCTTTGAGGATCCGGCCGAGCATCTCGGAGTAGTTCAGGCCTGCGTACTTCGCCATCCTGGCGAGGTGGCCGTCCCAGCACCAGCCGGGATTCGGGTTGACCTCGAGGAGTTTCGGGTTGCCGTGCTCGTCGAGCCGCCAGTCGAACCGGCAGTAGTCGCGGCACTCCAGGCGTTCGAAGAGGGCGAGGCAGCACCGCACGATCATCTTCTCGGTCCCCTCGGGGAGATCCGCCGGCTTTGACGTGACCTTCCAGTACGGCGAGTCCGGGAGCCACTTTGCCTCGTAGCCGCAGATACGGGGGAGGTCCGGGGGCAGGGCGGAGTAGTCCTCCTCGA from Methanoculleus chikugoensis encodes the following:
- a CDS encoding ABC transporter ATP-binding protein, which produces MLSVHAVRQLRDFVLDVTLSVRSGETLVLIGENGSGKSTVLNLISGILTPDHGEIVLGDRTLFSDEKKIGIPPESRKIGHLFQSYALFPHMTVAENIAFGLRCRKVPRPEVAFAVTNHLRAMNLADLSDVNAGRLSGGQRQRVALARALVLNPDLLLLDEPLAAVDMRAQAAMRSELRDRIRSAGIPCIVVTHNLRDALELGDRLCLIEEGKVVAEGAPEKVLGMRENGFIASFAGSEPRNGFMPRASITAHSRRPPDSRPLG
- the hisF gene encoding imidazole glycerol phosphate synthase subunit HisF; this translates as MVLTKRIIPCLDLKDGRVVKGTHFVGLRDAGDPVELAQRYNEQGADEVVFLDITATREDRGTIIDVVQRAADQLFLPLTVGGGIRTIEDMKQILRAGADKVSINSSAVADPNLISQGAERFGTQCIVVAVDVRRNYETTPGKTPITLADGQECWYEVVTHGGSRGTGLDAVAWVREAEERGAGEILLTSMETDGTKEGFDIPITGAVSEAVGIPVVASGGVGTLDHFYEGFTEGKADACLAASVFHYGEFTVRQVKEYLAGRGIPVRL
- the nifB gene encoding nitrogenase cofactor biosynthesis protein NifB, whose amino-acid sequence is MADEYRTATVQGREVPYDPEQLRKISEHPCYSDKACHAFGRCHVPVAPKCNIQCNYCIRDFDCVNESRPGVTSRVLSPEEALDLVRNVVREYPYVKVVGIAGPGEPLANPETFEALKLIHEEFPHLIMCISTNGLALPESIEELAKYDVGNVTVTLNAVDPAIGEKIYSWVEYDGKKYHGREAAELLLAQQMKGIEMAVAKKMFVKINTVYIPGINDEHIPEIAKKVGEMGAFTFNVIPLIPQYKFAAITPPTPKEKREMQDRCEPYIKQMRHCARCRADAIGKLGQDVQSCVYQQMKDEKKE
- the modA gene encoding molybdate ABC transporter substrate-binding protein, which gives rise to MKVSTPATLVAVTLMIIAGLLVAGCTTTEETPGETTLTVFTAASLTGAFTDIGKAYEAQNENVKVDFVFDGSQTLRTQIEQGANADIFVSASTKHMKALQDGGFMDNSTVVPFLGNSLALIVPVDNPAGITGLADLNKPGVKIVIGTKDVPFGDYTRQMFEKMAADPAYGPAYKDAVMKNVVSEETAVSSVVPKLALGEADAAIVYKSDVSKDDLTKVTRLDIPAEYNVVATYPLGILAESPGKTEAESFIAFVRGPDGSAILTEYGFDPIPA
- the pheT gene encoding phenylalanine--tRNA ligase subunit beta is translated as MGIITLPYRYLERLTGTDRQTIIDRVPMIGADIERIEEDHVDVEFFPDRPDLYSPEGVARAMRGFLGIEEGLPAYAVRPSGITFSVDPGLAGIRPYLGSAVIRNVNLDEEAIESLMALQEALHWAVGRGRGKVAIGVHDLDAVRPPFRYIASPRDRSFVPLDFEREMTMEKMLADHPKGRDYAHLVENFNRFPLIVDADDRVLSFPPIINGELTRVTSATKNILLDCTGTDRKAVMTAVNIICTALAEAGATIETVTVEGEEMPTLAPAERVVSVAECSSLLGLPLTGEEMSRLLRRMRFGAEPDGDSRVRVLVPCYRSDILHDWDVFEDVAIAYGIENFDAVLPETSTVAKEHPIPAIAGAVRSVMIGLGYLEMMPFTLSNERVLYANMQREPAPGTLRVLHPISEEQTVVRTDLLPLLMEMLQANKHRELPQRLFAVGDVVEDCVTSQQAAAVSIHPAADFSEAYAAADVLCRELSLSYTIVESADPAFLDGRRGDIVVDGRIAGVFGEIHPAVLRAFDLEHPVAALALDLTAVPGYPVPPGTP
- a CDS encoding ABC transporter permease, producing MRRAVLSLFTTVLLALFLLFITLPVVSLFLRISPEGFFHSLTQPVVLDALSLSFVTATVSTAIVVLFGTPLALVNARRDYTGKELVDTLTDLPIVLPPAVAGLALLMAFGRRGVIGQYLDIFGIHIGFTTIAVILAQVFVASPFYIRQARASFEAVDRLYEDAARTLGASPMTVALRITIPLAWGGLVSGAILSFARALGEFGATIMFAGNFQGRTQTMPLAIYTTMQGDMNAAISLSIILVVISFAVISAVKIVTRRKY
- a CDS encoding adenosylhomocysteinase — translated: MESGDLKIAWARQYMPVLSSIRKRFVEEKPFSGMTVGMALHVEAKTAVLVETLAAGGAEVYITGCNPLSTQDDVSMALDTREGVHSYARRGASVEEYYAAIDRVLDACPAITIDDGMDLIHRIHTERRDVLDSIIGGCEETTTGIHRLRAMAQDGALKFPVVAVNDTPMKHFFDNVHGTGESSLASIMITTNVLIAGKRFVVAGYGYCGRGLAQKARSLGARVIVTEVDPRRALQAHMDGFDVMTMDEAAALGDIFVTTTGNTGILTERHFPSLKDGAILANAGHFNVEIDVDWLASHADSTVHRDGIDTYVLGGKAVHVLAEGRLVNLATPKGMGHPVEVMDLSFAVQALSAEFIAKHGRELAPGVHDVPSAIDEAVARLKLDALGLSIDRLTPEQETYMSSWTIGT
- a CDS encoding DNA-3-methyladenine glycosylase family protein; this translates as MKTIELRPDQPFDLDLTLSCGQAFRWEKTNGWWRGVVDGRAVRIRQDGSRLMFEGADDGFVRDYFRLDQDLPAILSSIDRDAAIGAAIRECRGLRLVRQPPWECLISYLCATNTNIPAVKRRVALMAERYGRPVDGPSGRAYAFPGPEALAGVPHGDLWDCKLGYRTNYVREAAGYAAEHPDWAERVAALPFEEARQALMQLRGVGPKAADCVLLFAFGFFEAFPVDVWIRRIVGEMYLPDLGKNCTPAEYERIRRFSRDYFGEYAGYAQEYLYCARGPARRAA